The following are encoded in a window of Pseudomonas multiresinivorans genomic DNA:
- a CDS encoding DUF1161 domain-containing protein, whose translation MTTMKWALATGAALLLASGASWAAVKPCEELKAEIETKIQAAGVTSYTLEIVDKAEVKDPNMVVGTCDNGKRRIIYQKNDG comes from the coding sequence ATGACGACGATGAAGTGGGCCTTGGCGACCGGTGCGGCGCTGCTGCTGGCGAGCGGCGCGAGCTGGGCGGCAGTGAAGCCCTGCGAGGAACTCAAGGCCGAGATCGAGACCAAGATCCAGGCCGCCGGTGTGACCTCCTACACCCTGGAGATCGTGGACAAGGCCGAGGTGAAGGACCCGAACATGGTGGTCGGCACCTGCGACAACGGTAAACGACGGATCATCTATCAGAAGAACGACGGCTGA
- a CDS encoding OsmC family protein: MKKSASAHWQGGLKDGKGTISTESGALKEQPYGFNTRFEDKPGTNPEELIGAAHAGCFSMALSMMLGEEGLTAESIDTRAEVSLEKLTDGFTITAVHLTLKAKVPGADAQTFQAIADKAKAGCPVSRVLNARITLDASLE, from the coding sequence ATGAAAAAATCGGCATCGGCTCATTGGCAGGGTGGCCTGAAGGACGGCAAAGGCACGATTTCCACCGAAAGCGGAGCGCTGAAGGAACAGCCCTATGGCTTCAACACGCGCTTCGAGGACAAGCCGGGCACCAACCCCGAGGAGCTGATCGGCGCGGCTCACGCCGGCTGCTTCTCCATGGCGCTGTCGATGATGCTGGGCGAGGAAGGCCTGACCGCCGAAAGCATCGACACCCGGGCCGAAGTCAGCCTGGAGAAACTCACCGATGGCTTCACCATCACCGCCGTGCACCTGACCCTGAAGGCGAAAGTGCCGGGCGCCGATGCGCAGACCTTCCAGGCCATCGCCGACAAGGCCAAGGCCGGTTGCCCGGTCTCGCGGGTGCTCAACGCGCGCATCACCCTCGACGCCAGCCTCGAATGA
- a CDS encoding FecR family protein → MSEVQLDTAGEQAIDWMVRLRSGHADLRMQRQLQAWLNSDPAHADAWARLQRGLGAPYDDLRRMPGAADLLLHQHGSRRQLLRGLAGLGLLGGGLWLTASSTPVRDLIADLRTGTGERRSFTLEDGSRLSLNAGSSVDLAFDSNQRLILLRHGELVIQVAPDAQRPLIVRTAQGEARALGTRFLVSQEAHATRLVVLEHRVRASLAGQSQWRELGEGEAALLAADGIHPLSQQAYRADWLDGRLSVSDEPLEAVIDSLRPYLPGFVRVDPRARRLRVQGVFPLDEPTRALAALGETLPLEIRRFGPWLTLISLREP, encoded by the coding sequence ATGAGCGAAGTTCAGCTGGATACGGCCGGCGAGCAGGCCATCGACTGGATGGTGCGGCTGCGCTCAGGCCACGCCGATCTGCGGATGCAGCGCCAGCTGCAGGCCTGGCTGAACAGCGACCCGGCCCACGCCGACGCCTGGGCCCGCCTGCAACGCGGCCTGGGTGCGCCCTATGACGATCTCCGACGCATGCCCGGCGCCGCCGACCTGCTGCTGCACCAGCACGGTTCGCGTCGCCAGTTGTTGCGCGGGCTGGCCGGGCTCGGCCTGCTCGGTGGCGGGCTCTGGCTGACCGCCAGCAGCACGCCAGTGCGTGACCTGATCGCCGACCTGCGAACCGGCACCGGCGAACGACGCAGCTTCACCCTCGAAGACGGCAGCCGTCTCAGCCTGAACGCCGGCAGTTCGGTGGACCTGGCCTTCGACTCGAACCAGCGCCTGATCCTGCTGCGCCACGGCGAACTGGTGATCCAGGTGGCACCCGATGCGCAACGCCCGCTGATCGTCCGGACGGCCCAGGGCGAAGCCCGGGCGCTGGGCACGCGCTTCCTGGTCAGCCAGGAGGCTCACGCCACCCGTCTGGTGGTGCTGGAGCACCGCGTCCGCGCCAGCCTCGCCGGGCAGTCCCAGTGGCGTGAACTGGGCGAAGGCGAGGCGGCGCTGCTGGCCGCCGACGGCATCCATCCGCTCAGCCAGCAGGCCTACCGCGCGGACTGGCTGGACGGCCGGCTCAGCGTCAGCGACGAGCCGCTGGAAGCCGTGATCGACTCCCTGCGGCCTTACCTGCCGGGGTTTGTCCGCGTCGACCCGCGCGCACGGCGACTGCGTGTGCAGGGTGTATTCCCGCTGGACGAACCCACCCGCGCGCTCGCCGCACTGGGCGAAACCCTGCCGCTGGAAATCCGCCGCTTCGGCCCCTGGCTGACCCTGATCAGCCTGCGAGAGCCTTGA
- a CDS encoding sigma-70 family RNA polymerase sigma factor — protein MAGSLSSKLGFFFSDHHRWLLQHVQRYLDNRADSEDTAAETFCQILSARVDPQTIEQPRAYLSTIARRLIYDRHRRRRLERAYLDYLALQPEALEPSPEDRALLLEALLLVDRTLDGLPQVVRRAFLFSQLDGLGYAEIGRRLDVSERTVGRYMKQALRQIYLNELVP, from the coding sequence GTGGCCGGCTCACTCTCCAGCAAGCTGGGGTTCTTCTTCAGCGACCACCACCGCTGGCTGCTGCAGCACGTGCAGCGCTACCTGGATAACCGCGCCGACAGTGAAGACACGGCAGCCGAGACCTTCTGCCAGATCCTCAGCGCCAGGGTCGATCCGCAGACCATCGAGCAACCTCGGGCCTACCTCTCCACCATCGCTCGCCGGCTGATCTACGATCGCCACCGGCGCCGGCGGCTGGAGCGCGCCTACCTGGATTACCTCGCCCTGCAGCCCGAAGCGCTGGAGCCTTCGCCGGAAGACCGCGCGCTGCTGCTCGAAGCATTGCTGCTGGTGGACCGCACCCTGGACGGCCTGCCCCAGGTGGTCCGCCGCGCCTTCCTGTTCAGCCAGCTCGACGGCCTGGGCTACGCCGAGATAGGCCGCCGCCTGGACGTCAGCGAACGTACCGTGGGCCGCTACATGAAGCAGGCGCTGCGACAGATCTACCTCAACGAGCTGGTGCCATGA
- a CDS encoding dodecin — MSNHHTYKKIELVGSSRTSIEDAINNALAEAAKSIDFLEWFEVVDTRGHIENGAVGHYQVTIKVGFRIANS; from the coding sequence ATGTCGAATCACCACACCTACAAGAAGATCGAGCTGGTCGGCTCCTCGCGCACCAGCATCGAGGACGCGATCAACAATGCGCTGGCAGAAGCGGCCAAGAGCATCGACTTCCTGGAGTGGTTCGAGGTGGTGGATACCCGTGGGCATATCGAGAACGGCGCGGTCGGTCACTACCAGGTGACGATCAAGGTCGGTTTCAGGATTGCCAACAGCTAG
- a CDS encoding DUF1161 domain-containing protein gives MKKFLLAVGIFALAGHAMAAGKPCEELKSEIEAKIKAKGVASFNLEIVDKGSAGGKQVVGSCEGGTKEIVYSK, from the coding sequence ATGAAGAAGTTCCTGTTGGCTGTGGGGATCTTCGCCCTGGCGGGCCATGCGATGGCTGCCGGCAAGCCGTGCGAAGAGCTGAAATCGGAGATCGAGGCGAAGATCAAGGCCAAAGGCGTCGCCTCGTTCAACCTGGAGATCGTCGACAAGGGCAGCGCGGGCGGCAAGCAAGTCGTCGGCTCCTGTGAAGGCGGCACCAAGGAAATCGTCTATTCGAAGTGA